A region of Anaerolineae bacterium DNA encodes the following proteins:
- a CDS encoding Rrf2 family transcriptional regulator: protein MLRITTKGRYALRAMLDLAMHQQDAPVTREEIAERQGLPATYLAQLFSALTKAGLVESVRGPGGGYVLTRPADQITAGEILRAVEGPISLTACVLDEEVCGRAGRCSLRKLYEGLSDAIAHYLDTVTLADIGAGNIPHEFAAPAAEQPAESLRES, encoded by the coding sequence ATGCTGCGGATCACGACCAAGGGACGATACGCCCTGCGGGCGATGCTGGACCTGGCAATGCATCAGCAGGATGCGCCGGTGACTCGCGAGGAGATCGCCGAGCGGCAGGGACTGCCGGCCACCTATCTGGCTCAGCTCTTCTCGGCATTGACCAAGGCCGGCCTGGTGGAAAGCGTGCGCGGCCCGGGCGGTGGATACGTGTTAACCCGTCCGGCGGACCAGATCACCGCCGGCGAAATTCTGCGCGCCGTCGAAGGCCCGATTTCCCTGACCGCCTGTGTGCTGGACGAGGAAGTGTGCGGCCGCGCCGGGCGCTGTTCCCTCCGCAAGCTGTATGAAGGGCTTAGCGACGCCATCGCCCATTATCTGGACACCGTCACGCTGGCTGATATCGGCGCCGGCAACATTCCCCATGAGTTCGCGGCCCCGGCGGCGGAGCAGCCGGCGGAATCCCTTCGAGAATCATAA